The Devosia sp. MC521 genome has a segment encoding these proteins:
- a CDS encoding acyloxyacyl hydrolase produces the protein MKRILAAAAVVAGVVSTPVLAQDFGLSEVRGGVFAHSADEPGALFGVFNVSRMQDLNVELLFDTPGLTEWVTLGELRPHLGATINYAGLESMAYAGVSWTVPLFDTPIFAELSFGGAVHNGSTNGQAVAPARDLGCSFVFRESASLGVMLNTNASIMATVEHASNANLCDGNRGLTNMGVRFGYKF, from the coding sequence ATGAAGCGTATTCTTGCCGCCGCTGCCGTTGTGGCTGGCGTGGTTTCAACACCAGTGTTGGCGCAGGATTTTGGACTGTCTGAAGTGCGCGGCGGCGTGTTTGCTCACAGTGCTGACGAGCCAGGCGCGCTGTTCGGCGTCTTCAACGTCTCCCGCATGCAGGACCTCAATGTCGAGCTTTTGTTCGACACCCCCGGTCTGACAGAGTGGGTCACTCTTGGTGAGCTGCGCCCTCATCTTGGCGCCACCATCAATTACGCCGGGCTCGAATCTATGGCCTATGCTGGCGTCAGCTGGACTGTGCCGCTATTTGACACACCCATCTTCGCCGAGCTCAGTTTTGGTGGTGCGGTCCACAATGGCTCAACCAATGGACAGGCTGTTGCCCCTGCGCGCGACCTTGGCTGTTCATTTGTGTTCCGCGAGTCGGCCAGCTTGGGCGTGATGCTCAACACGAACGCGTCGATCATGGCGACGGTCGAACACGCGTCCAATGCGAACCTTTGCGATGGCAATCGCGGTCTGACCAATATGGGTGTTCGCTTCGGCTATAAATTCTAA
- a CDS encoding NAD-dependent epimerase/dehydratase family protein, which yields MTDTVLVTGVSGFLGGHVAKALLDAGFTVRGSVRDLKKADAVRTTLAKAKCDVSRLSFVCLDLTNDDGWDAAMDGVRYLQHTASPFVLNMPKDKSELVGPAVAGTERAITAALKAGVERIVLTSSMAAMAYGHDKSRTKPFGPEDWTNLDGRPQNAYIESKTRAERRAWELVKAAGQMERLAVINPSVILGPLLDDDVGTSGLLIKRLMDGSVPAAPRIPITCIDARDVAEAHVKAMTTPSAGGQRFPMGDGTLLFLDTAKILKAAYPSYRIPRFEIPDWLVRFYARFDQQVRDNVGELGYPKPLDSKAAIALLGHDFIPAKQAVLATAKSLVERKLV from the coding sequence ATGACCGACACAGTTCTTGTCACGGGCGTTTCTGGCTTTCTCGGCGGGCATGTCGCCAAGGCCCTGCTCGACGCGGGCTTTACCGTGCGCGGCAGTGTGCGCGATCTGAAAAAGGCCGATGCCGTTCGAACCACTCTGGCCAAAGCCAAGTGTGATGTCTCCCGACTAAGCTTTGTGTGTTTGGATCTGACCAACGACGATGGCTGGGACGCAGCGATGGACGGCGTGCGCTATCTGCAGCACACAGCGTCGCCCTTCGTGCTTAATATGCCCAAAGACAAGAGCGAGCTTGTTGGCCCGGCGGTTGCTGGTACCGAGCGTGCAATTACGGCAGCGCTCAAGGCGGGTGTCGAACGCATCGTGCTCACCTCTTCTATGGCCGCGATGGCCTATGGCCACGACAAATCCCGCACCAAGCCCTTTGGACCAGAAGATTGGACCAATCTCGATGGCCGACCGCAAAACGCCTATATCGAGAGCAAGACCCGCGCCGAGCGCCGCGCTTGGGAGCTGGTGAAGGCTGCAGGCCAGATGGAACGGCTCGCCGTGATCAATCCCAGCGTTATTCTCGGCCCTCTTCTTGACGATGATGTCGGCACCTCGGGCCTGCTGATCAAACGCCTGATGGATGGCTCCGTGCCGGCCGCTCCGCGTATTCCCATTACCTGCATCGATGCGCGCGATGTGGCCGAGGCCCATGTCAAAGCGATGACCACGCCAAGCGCTGGCGGGCAGCGTTTTCCTATGGGGGACGGCACGCTGCTCTTTCTTGACACGGCAAAGATTCTCAAGGCCGCCTACCCCAGCTATCGCATTCCGCGCTTTGAAATCCCGGACTGGCTGGTACGGTTCTATGCGCGTTTCGATCAGCAAGTGCGGGATAATGTTGGGGAGTTGGGGTACCCTAAGCCGCTCGATTCAAAGGCCGCGATTGCTCTGCTTGGCCATGATTTCATTCCCGCCAAGCAAGCTGTGCTGGCCACAGCGAAAAGCCTTGTTGAACGGAAACTCGTGTAA
- a CDS encoding NAD(P)/FAD-dependent oxidoreductase gives MADYDVLIIGAGAAGMMAGIEAGKRGRKVLVVDHARDPGEKIRISGGGRCNFTNVNATHVLGRERFLSQNPRFALSALSRYTPEMFIARVKKQGIAYHEKTLGQLFCDGPATQIITMLTNDLRAAGATIWTGRSVGTIEKTDEGFDVMVGDGRVTATSLIIATGGKSIPKMGATGFAYEIARQFGLKVTNTRPALVPLTFEPGALEMLKPLAGVSTNAIVSHGKTKFEEALLITHRGLSGPAILQISSYWREGDAISVDLLAGEDALEFLKSARKATPKLHIQTALGDRLPKRLAQLIGEVINQPGMIGDFSDKKLATAAEVINKWTLKPVGSEGYRTAEVTLGGIDTTDLDAKTLMARDVPGLFFVGEAVDVTGWLGGYNFQWAWASGYSAGQAA, from the coding sequence ATGGCCGACTACGATGTATTGATTATTGGCGCGGGCGCTGCAGGCATGATGGCTGGCATTGAAGCCGGCAAGCGTGGGCGCAAGGTGCTGGTGGTCGACCATGCCCGCGACCCCGGCGAGAAGATCCGCATTTCCGGTGGCGGACGTTGCAATTTCACCAATGTGAACGCCACTCACGTTCTGGGCCGCGAGCGCTTCCTGAGCCAAAATCCGCGCTTCGCGCTGTCGGCGCTGTCGCGTTACACTCCTGAAATGTTTATCGCGCGCGTGAAAAAGCAGGGCATCGCCTATCACGAAAAGACCCTCGGCCAGTTGTTCTGCGATGGCCCCGCCACGCAGATCATCACCATGCTGACCAATGATCTGCGCGCCGCTGGCGCAACGATCTGGACTGGCCGTTCCGTTGGTACCATTGAGAAAACCGACGAAGGCTTTGACGTTATGGTTGGCGATGGCCGCGTGACCGCGACAAGCCTAATCATTGCAACGGGTGGCAAATCCATTCCGAAAATGGGCGCGACCGGCTTTGCCTATGAGATTGCGCGCCAGTTCGGCCTTAAGGTCACCAACACCCGCCCGGCCCTCGTGCCGCTCACTTTTGAGCCCGGCGCGCTGGAAATGCTGAAGCCTTTGGCTGGCGTTTCGACCAATGCCATTGTCTCGCACGGCAAGACCAAGTTTGAAGAAGCGCTGCTGATCACCCACCGCGGCCTTTCCGGCCCAGCAATTCTGCAGATCTCGTCCTATTGGCGCGAAGGTGATGCGATCTCGGTTGATCTTCTGGCGGGCGAAGACGCACTTGAATTCCTCAAGTCAGCCCGCAAGGCTACGCCGAAACTGCATATCCAGACCGCGCTGGGTGACCGCCTGCCAAAGCGCTTGGCGCAGCTGATCGGTGAAGTCATCAACCAGCCCGGCATGATCGGCGATTTCTCGGACAAGAAACTCGCGACCGCTGCCGAAGTGATCAACAAGTGGACCCTAAAACCAGTTGGCTCAGAAGGTTATCGCACAGCGGAAGTCACTTTGGGTGGCATCGACACCACTGACCTCGACGCGAAAACGCTGATGGCGCGCGATGTGCCCGGCTTGTTCTTTGTCGGCGAGGCGGTAGACGTCACCGGCTGGTTGGGCGGCTATAACTTCCAGTGGGCTTGGGCCTCTGGCTATTCCGCGGGCCAAGCGGCCTAA
- a CDS encoding LLM class flavin-dependent oxidoreductase yields the protein MSAPFALSLQDLAPIAQGSTTPQAMAETIKLAQAADGLGYTRLWYAEHHGMPSIASSVPEILIGSAAAATKNIRVGSGGVMLLNHAPLRIAEAYRTLEALHPGRIDLGIGRAPGGDGYAMRALRSGGGEEFSNYLAELMAFDDDSFPADHPFSRVPVSPGGIKLPPKWLLGSSGASAQAAGQVGFGYAFAAHFSHTPAAPAFAAYRNAFVPSEEFPEPKTLLCLSVICAPTDEEAKYLSTSQAVNWARFLTGEQRQLTSPEEASAYKLTAQQHSIIEHQSALWMVGSPERMAEEISAKAKAAGADEVMVTTTIHSYDLRRRSYKLLAEALGIQARA from the coding sequence ATGTCTGCGCCCTTCGCTCTGTCGCTTCAGGATCTGGCCCCCATCGCTCAGGGCTCAACCACGCCACAAGCGATGGCTGAAACCATCAAACTAGCGCAGGCGGCCGATGGGCTAGGATACACACGCCTCTGGTATGCCGAGCACCACGGCATGCCGTCCATTGCATCCTCTGTTCCCGAAATTCTGATCGGCAGCGCTGCTGCGGCGACCAAGAATATTCGCGTTGGCTCCGGAGGCGTCATGCTTCTCAACCACGCGCCGCTCCGTATCGCCGAAGCTTATCGCACCCTTGAAGCTCTGCATCCGGGCCGCATTGACCTTGGTATTGGCCGCGCGCCAGGGGGCGACGGATATGCCATGCGCGCGCTACGCAGTGGTGGCGGTGAAGAGTTTTCAAATTATCTCGCCGAGCTGATGGCGTTTGACGACGACAGTTTTCCAGCTGACCACCCCTTCTCACGTGTTCCGGTCTCCCCAGGCGGCATCAAACTGCCACCGAAGTGGCTGCTCGGCTCATCGGGCGCATCGGCGCAAGCGGCGGGACAGGTCGGCTTTGGTTATGCATTTGCTGCGCACTTCAGCCACACCCCGGCTGCGCCCGCTTTTGCCGCCTATCGCAATGCCTTTGTGCCTAGCGAAGAGTTTCCAGAGCCCAAAACCCTGCTGTGTCTATCGGTCATCTGCGCGCCGACCGACGAAGAAGCAAAATACCTCTCCACCTCGCAGGCGGTAAATTGGGCGCGTTTCCTCACGGGGGAACAGCGTCAACTGACCTCTCCAGAAGAGGCCTCGGCCTACAAGCTGACCGCGCAACAACACTCGATCATTGAGCATCAATCCGCTCTTTGGATGGTCGGCAGCCCCGAGCGCATGGCAGAAGAAATTTCCGCCAAAGCGAAGGCGGCGGGCGCTGATGAAGTGATGGTGACCACAACCATCCACTCCTATGATCTGCGCCGCCGCTCCTACAAACTGCTGGCCGAAGCGCTGGGCATTCAGGCCCGCGCTTAG